The following are encoded in a window of Myxocyprinus asiaticus isolate MX2 ecotype Aquarium Trade chromosome 17, UBuf_Myxa_2, whole genome shotgun sequence genomic DNA:
- the LOC127455027 gene encoding myc target protein 1 homolog isoform X1 yields the protein MLMFTAMASNETHEIWEILKPIDFEELILAFSLSILMGLLIGILIFLLLTWMSRHRASVRITRRQNQQSDSKNSRNQHCQLSHYKSHGEGVDRAVLNLHRQTSVDPNELLGRSPSFQNSTFRPPLKKTNKTSDDADEDNQAALIPNISDPFGTVPAESFWLGKGSLRGFLPRQTPPPAYDSVIHIFQESRT from the exons ATGCTTATGTTCACAGCTATGGCTTCAAATGAAACACATGAGATTTGGGAAATACTAAAACCTATTGATTTTG AGGAGCTCATCCTGGCATTTTCCTTGTCGATACTGATGGGTCTGCTCATCGGGATTTTGATTTTCCTCCTCCTAACATGGATGTCACGCCACAGAGCTTCGGTCAGGATTACCAGACGTCAAAACCAGCAGTCCGATTCTAAAAACTCTCGTAATCAGCACTGCCAGCTCAGCCACTACAAAAGTCATGGCGAAGGTGTGGATAGGGCCGTTCTAAACCTCCACAGACAGACGTCTGTAGACCCCAACGAACTGCTGGGTCGAAGCCCCAGTTTCCAAAACTCCACTTTTCGGCCACCACTGAAAAAGACTAATAAGACCAGTGATGATGCAGATGAGGATAACCAGGCTGCATTGATTCCTAACATCTCAGATCCATTTGGTACGGTACCAGCAGAGTCCTTTTGGCTGGGAAAGGGCAGTCTAAGAGGTTTTTTACCCAGACAGACTCCACCACCTGCATATGACAGCGTCATTCACATCTTTCAAGAGTCCCGTACCTAA
- the LOC127455027 gene encoding myc target protein 1 homolog isoform X2 — translation MGLLIGILIFLLLTWMSRHRASVRITRRQNQQSDSKNSRNQHCQLSHYKSHGEGVDRAVLNLHRQTSVDPNELLGRSPSFQNSTFRPPLKKTNKTSDDADEDNQAALIPNISDPFGTVPAESFWLGKGSLRGFLPRQTPPPAYDSVIHIFQESRT, via the coding sequence ATGGGTCTGCTCATCGGGATTTTGATTTTCCTCCTCCTAACATGGATGTCACGCCACAGAGCTTCGGTCAGGATTACCAGACGTCAAAACCAGCAGTCCGATTCTAAAAACTCTCGTAATCAGCACTGCCAGCTCAGCCACTACAAAAGTCATGGCGAAGGTGTGGATAGGGCCGTTCTAAACCTCCACAGACAGACGTCTGTAGACCCCAACGAACTGCTGGGTCGAAGCCCCAGTTTCCAAAACTCCACTTTTCGGCCACCACTGAAAAAGACTAATAAGACCAGTGATGATGCAGATGAGGATAACCAGGCTGCATTGATTCCTAACATCTCAGATCCATTTGGTACGGTACCAGCAGAGTCCTTTTGGCTGGGAAAGGGCAGTCTAAGAGGTTTTTTACCCAGACAGACTCCACCACCTGCATATGACAGCGTCATTCACATCTTTCAAGAGTCCCGTACCTAA